In Gemmatimonas sp. UBA7669, the following are encoded in one genomic region:
- a CDS encoding M28 family peptidase, translating to MTSDLSRLGRRALLAVAGATLAAPALISPVALEAQPTRGAAARPAAPRPHIATPIPSNEDPRIHDLVAAVSADRIKADITTLVNFGTRHTLSDTLSNTRGIGAARRWIFAEFQKISKECGGCIEVRYISDIWKGTPTGRIKEDVNVVNVVAILRGKTEPNRYIVHTGDIDSRVTDVMNAKDDSPGANDNASGIAAILEAARVMSKYPPNASVAFVALSAEEQGLFGGDIVARVAKEEGWRIDAVINNDMVGNSRGIDGVHENTKARVFAPGLPANTPAAELRRILTNGGELDTPSRQLARYIDLVADRYFPNLDVDIIYRLDRYGRGGHHTPFFNQGAAAVRLMEAHEDYNKQHQDLRTQNGIKYGDVLEGVDFDYAAKMTALDAAVLQSLAWAPAAPDSATITGAVRPSATLRWKASPSPDVIGYRVYWRKHSDVNWTRSRFVGNVNQFTLENVIIDNYFFGVAAVGRNGQESLVAFPR from the coding sequence ATGACGTCCGATCTGTCCCGCCTGGGCCGCCGCGCCCTGCTCGCCGTGGCTGGCGCCACCCTGGCCGCCCCGGCCCTCATTTCGCCCGTGGCCCTGGAGGCCCAGCCCACGCGGGGTGCCGCGGCCCGTCCGGCCGCACCGCGCCCGCACATAGCCACGCCCATTCCCTCCAACGAAGACCCGCGCATTCACGATCTCGTGGCGGCGGTGTCGGCCGATCGCATCAAGGCCGACATCACCACGCTGGTGAACTTCGGCACGCGGCACACGCTGTCGGACACGCTGTCGAACACGCGCGGCATCGGTGCTGCGCGGCGGTGGATCTTCGCCGAGTTCCAGAAGATCTCCAAGGAATGCGGGGGCTGCATCGAGGTGCGCTACATCAGCGACATCTGGAAGGGCACGCCCACCGGTCGCATCAAGGAAGACGTGAACGTGGTGAACGTGGTGGCGATTCTGCGCGGCAAGACGGAGCCCAATCGCTACATCGTGCACACGGGCGACATCGATTCGCGCGTGACCGATGTGATGAACGCCAAGGACGACTCGCCGGGCGCCAACGACAATGCCAGCGGCATTGCGGCCATTCTCGAGGCGGCGCGCGTGATGAGCAAGTATCCGCCCAATGCCTCGGTGGCCTTCGTGGCGCTGTCGGCCGAGGAGCAGGGCCTGTTTGGTGGCGACATCGTGGCGCGGGTGGCCAAGGAAGAAGGCTGGCGCATCGACGCGGTGATCAACAACGACATGGTGGGCAACTCGCGCGGCATTGACGGTGTGCACGAGAACACCAAGGCGCGCGTGTTTGCGCCGGGTCTGCCGGCCAACACGCCGGCGGCGGAGCTGCGGCGCATTCTCACCAACGGCGGTGAGCTGGATACACCGTCGCGTCAGCTCGCGCGCTACATCGATCTGGTGGCCGACCGCTACTTCCCGAATCTCGACGTGGACATCATCTACCGTCTCGACCGCTATGGTCGCGGCGGGCATCACACGCCGTTCTTCAATCAAGGCGCGGCGGCGGTGCGCCTCATGGAAGCGCACGAGGACTACAACAAGCAGCACCAGGACCTGCGCACACAGAACGGCATCAAGTACGGCGACGTGCTCGAGGGTGTGGACTTCGACTACGCGGCCAAGATGACGGCGCTGGATGCGGCGGTGCTGCAGTCGCTGGCCTGGGCGCCGGCCGCGCCCGACTCGGCCACCATCACTGGTGCCGTGCGTCCGTCGGCCACGCTGCGCTGGAAGGCCTCGCCGAGCCCCGATGTGATCGGGTATCGCGTGTACTGGCGCAAGCACAGCGATGTGAACTGGACCCGCTCACGCTTCGTGGGCAACGTGAATCAGTTCACGCTCGAGAACGTGATTATCGACAACTATTTCTTCGGTGTGGCGGCCGTGGGCCGCAACGGGCAGGAAAGTCTGGTGGCGTTTCCGCGGTAA
- a CDS encoding sensor histidine kinase has translation MAKANGTVGARRPLASRFVLAGVFGSMLPLVLVGLWLTRSTHRAGRELLRTQLVESSLNLTRLVDQLAYDRQGELGWLLTNDAIVRILAEDDQAEDRRYLSDLLDRLSGTIDSVVLRSASGDVKLARRPSSATTQGSTESIPRWCAAFDVTSRRESIGWLEACVRLHGLIPIDAAKPFPPGASLSLEDSSGSSIWQQHLGAMPGDREGSVADPEFTWPASASLEVIRHQIPGFPLRLEVRAPIDPFTRPFARSASTGILLLVVVSGVTIWVLMVAARRITSSLESLAEAAAAVAGGELDREVHVSTNDEVGDLAKAFNTMTSSLRQTLDELSRQRSLAAVGEFAASLSHEVRNNLTALKIDAQHATRLLPEDHGARQPVGRLADSIRRLDEAVSSALRLARGSKTEEAEFSLAQVLEDVNSTIVPYVETLGMHLIVRPFPTNVLLRGDRAALVQLLVNLLRNAAEASMAGGTVLMDAETKENILSISISDHGAGIPDPSQMFRLGVSTKSGGTGLGLSIARRIAEAHGGTLSLHPRASGGTVVRLGLPLNR, from the coding sequence ATGGCAAAAGCCAATGGAACGGTTGGTGCCCGTCGACCGCTTGCCTCGCGCTTTGTGCTGGCCGGTGTTTTCGGAAGCATGCTCCCGCTGGTCTTGGTTGGCCTGTGGCTCACGCGGAGCACGCATCGTGCGGGCCGTGAACTGCTTCGCACCCAGTTGGTCGAGAGTTCGCTCAACCTGACTCGACTTGTTGATCAGCTCGCCTATGACAGGCAGGGTGAGCTTGGTTGGCTGCTCACAAACGACGCGATAGTGCGCATACTGGCAGAGGACGACCAGGCAGAAGATCGACGGTACCTGTCAGACCTCTTGGATCGGCTCAGTGGCACCATTGACTCCGTTGTGCTTCGATCGGCAAGTGGCGACGTAAAGCTTGCACGCAGGCCGAGCAGCGCTACCACGCAAGGCAGCACCGAGAGCATCCCGCGCTGGTGCGCTGCATTTGATGTCACAAGTCGGAGGGAGAGCATTGGATGGTTGGAGGCTTGCGTCAGGCTCCACGGCCTCATTCCGATAGATGCGGCGAAGCCATTTCCTCCGGGCGCGTCACTTTCGCTGGAGGATTCAAGCGGCTCCTCAATATGGCAGCAACACTTGGGTGCCATGCCCGGCGATCGTGAGGGATCCGTTGCCGATCCGGAATTCACTTGGCCGGCTTCAGCGAGCCTTGAAGTGATTCGTCACCAAATCCCGGGATTCCCGCTGCGCCTGGAAGTGCGGGCGCCGATCGACCCCTTCACGAGACCATTCGCGCGGTCCGCTTCCACTGGGATACTGCTGCTGGTCGTCGTTTCTGGTGTTACCATCTGGGTGCTGATGGTTGCCGCGCGCAGAATCACCTCTTCATTGGAAAGTCTTGCTGAGGCTGCTGCCGCCGTTGCCGGTGGTGAACTGGATCGGGAAGTGCATGTGTCCACCAACGACGAAGTTGGCGATTTGGCGAAAGCGTTCAATACCATGACCTCCAGCCTCCGGCAGACGTTGGATGAGCTGTCACGCCAGCGCTCGCTTGCCGCTGTTGGAGAATTCGCCGCTTCGCTCTCGCATGAGGTACGGAACAATCTCACTGCGTTGAAGATCGACGCCCAGCATGCGACGCGTTTGCTCCCCGAGGATCACGGCGCACGACAGCCAGTTGGGCGACTCGCTGATTCCATCCGGCGCTTGGATGAGGCCGTGTCATCGGCGCTTCGACTTGCCAGAGGAAGCAAGACGGAAGAGGCGGAATTCTCGCTGGCGCAAGTCCTGGAGGACGTCAACAGCACGATCGTTCCGTACGTTGAGACGCTCGGTATGCACCTGATTGTCCGTCCGTTCCCCACTAACGTGCTCCTGCGTGGGGATAGAGCCGCTCTCGTGCAATTATTGGTGAATCTGCTTCGCAACGCGGCTGAAGCCTCAATGGCGGGTGGCACCGTGCTCATGGATGCCGAGACAAAGGAAAACATCCTTTCCATATCAATCTCGGATCACGGGGCAGGCATCCCTGATCCATCGCAGATGTTTCGCCTGGGCGTCAGCACGAAATCCGGAGGAACTGGCTTGGGGCTTTCCATCGCGCGCCGTATTGCAGAAGCACACGGAGGTACGCTGAGTCTCCACCCTCGCGCTTCTGGCGGAACCGTCGTTCGACTGGGATTACCTTTGAATCGCTGA
- a CDS encoding sigma-54-dependent transcriptional regulator, whose amino-acid sequence MSHTVRRILLVDDDAAIRASLGEALRGMAYDVLAVASGAEALGAMARFAPSVVLSDIRMGEISGLELLTALNERVPHTPVILMTAFDDMPTVVEAMKLGAAEFLVKPLDLDELQDTVDRVCADLDAQTAESYGAKLASEGELVGKTPSMIAIFKLVGQAARSKDTVLIRGESGTGKELVARAIHGHSHVSGGPFVPVNCAALPANLLESELFGHVRGAFTGAVRDRRGRFAQAQGGTIFLDEIGDTNVDFQSKLLRVLQDREFQAVGSDITERTNARVVAATHRPLEEMIVDRTFREDLYYRLRVVEILLPPLRERQGDILVLATHILQRFASANGTAVAKLSSDAERMLKTHSWPGNVRELEHCLLRALLVAQGGVIRAPHLDLRTRTSSTPARIPTLEELERQHVTRVLEIVDGHKGRAAAMLGVSRPRLARLIEKFRLDT is encoded by the coding sequence ATGAGCCATACTGTTCGCCGCATACTGCTTGTGGATGATGATGCAGCGATCCGTGCCTCGCTCGGCGAGGCACTTCGCGGCATGGCGTACGATGTCCTGGCTGTCGCCTCCGGCGCCGAAGCGCTGGGGGCGATGGCACGCTTCGCGCCTTCAGTTGTGTTGAGCGACATTCGCATGGGAGAGATCTCCGGTCTTGAGCTGCTGACTGCGCTCAACGAACGAGTTCCTCATACTCCTGTCATTCTGATGACGGCATTCGATGACATGCCAACGGTCGTCGAAGCCATGAAACTGGGTGCTGCCGAGTTTCTGGTAAAACCGCTGGATCTCGACGAGCTTCAGGATACTGTCGACAGAGTGTGCGCCGATCTCGACGCGCAGACCGCGGAATCGTATGGAGCGAAACTGGCTTCCGAGGGTGAGCTTGTCGGCAAGACGCCATCAATGATTGCGATCTTCAAACTGGTTGGACAAGCCGCGCGCTCCAAGGACACCGTGCTGATCCGTGGTGAGAGTGGGACGGGTAAAGAACTTGTCGCGCGGGCGATTCATGGGCATTCCCACGTCTCCGGTGGGCCCTTCGTTCCGGTCAACTGTGCCGCCCTCCCTGCCAATCTGCTCGAATCAGAGCTCTTCGGCCATGTTCGTGGAGCATTCACCGGCGCTGTTCGAGATCGGCGAGGCCGCTTCGCACAAGCTCAGGGTGGCACAATCTTCCTCGACGAAATCGGGGACACAAACGTCGATTTCCAGAGCAAACTGCTGCGTGTCCTTCAGGATCGTGAATTTCAGGCAGTTGGCTCGGATATCACCGAGCGGACCAATGCGCGCGTGGTCGCCGCTACCCATCGGCCGCTCGAGGAAATGATCGTCGATCGGACTTTCCGTGAGGACCTCTACTACCGACTGCGCGTTGTCGAAATACTGCTGCCGCCACTTCGTGAACGGCAAGGCGATATCCTGGTGCTCGCAACCCATATTCTGCAGCGTTTTGCCAGCGCCAACGGGACTGCCGTTGCCAAGCTGTCTTCCGACGCGGAGCGGATGCTGAAGACACATTCCTGGCCCGGAAATGTGCGTGAGCTCGAGCATTGTCTGTTGCGTGCATTGCTGGTCGCTCAAGGAGGCGTCATTCGGGCGCCGCACTTGGATCTTCGCACTCGTACCTCTTCCACCCCGGCTCGGATTCCGACGTTGGAGGAGCTGGAGCGCCAACATGTCACACGCGTTCTGGAGATAGTGGACGGCCACAAGGGTCGCGCTGCCGCGATGCTCGGAGTATCGAGACCCCGTCTTGCGCGTCTCATCGAGAAGTTTCGACTGGACACCTAG
- a CDS encoding RNA polymerase sigma factor codes for MTPTDAALVRQVLAGHTEAFAALVDRYHAACLRVATNLLGNPDDAEDVVQDSFVRAYRHLGSYQERDKFGAWLTRIVVNQCRTRASREARYVPFDHERPAADAGVLADRLSAPPDVEQRERAAELRHALAQLGPEQREAVVLRFGEEMSYEEMAALTGVGVSALKMRVQRACARLRTLLSEQLFS; via the coding sequence GTGACCCCCACTGACGCCGCACTCGTTCGCCAGGTCTTGGCCGGACACACCGAGGCATTCGCTGCCCTGGTGGACCGGTACCATGCGGCCTGCCTGCGTGTGGCCACCAACCTGCTGGGCAACCCGGACGACGCCGAGGACGTGGTGCAGGACAGCTTCGTCCGCGCCTATCGCCATCTGGGCAGCTACCAGGAACGGGACAAGTTTGGCGCCTGGCTCACGCGCATTGTGGTCAACCAGTGCCGCACCCGGGCCAGCCGCGAAGCGCGCTACGTACCGTTCGACCACGAACGACCCGCAGCGGACGCCGGAGTCTTGGCAGATCGGCTGAGCGCGCCGCCCGATGTGGAGCAGCGCGAGCGGGCAGCCGAGCTGCGTCATGCGCTGGCCCAGCTGGGGCCGGAGCAGCGCGAGGCCGTGGTGCTGCGCTTCGGCGAAGAGATGAGCTACGAGGAGATGGCCGCCCTCACCGGTGTGGGGGTGTCGGCCCTCAAGATGCGCGTGCAGCGGGCCTGTGCCCGGCTGCGAACCCTGCTGTCGGAGCAGCTGTTCTCATGA
- a CDS encoding MBL fold metallo-hydrolase — protein sequence MSGPLPHNGAIPASATNRRTFLRQAALAGTGCVAHVWLNAACAPRRQRQAWTAPVNPVVSTTPFARLEAVGPDAWAVISTPTGGDRTTFANGGIVAGRSGVVVFEGFYRDAGARWLAEEARRLTGRWPTHVVLSHYHVDHASGLPGYAQDAGLPRVHCTDITRRLALGGTPVAPARSAALERAFADVVVTSSREVSTIDLGNRVLQLMPFAGHTASDLTLHDEDAGLVWSGDLVWYRMFPNYVDADPRALAASVQQLATRLSHARAVLVPGHGGLVRASAMTEYRALLDHVEAVARAGHAAGTPAQAAAASFAVPPALGEWMASRVSVERAMQAWYRVLGTP from the coding sequence ATGTCCGGACCACTGCCACACAACGGGGCCATTCCCGCCAGCGCAACAAACCGTCGTACGTTCCTGCGACAGGCCGCCTTGGCCGGCACGGGCTGCGTCGCGCATGTCTGGCTGAATGCGGCCTGTGCACCGCGGCGTCAGCGTCAGGCCTGGACGGCACCGGTCAATCCGGTGGTGAGCACGACGCCGTTCGCCAGACTGGAAGCCGTGGGACCCGATGCCTGGGCGGTGATCTCGACACCCACCGGTGGTGATCGCACCACCTTTGCCAACGGCGGCATCGTGGCGGGGCGCTCCGGCGTGGTGGTCTTCGAGGGCTTCTATCGCGACGCCGGTGCGCGCTGGCTGGCAGAGGAAGCGCGGCGACTCACCGGCCGCTGGCCCACGCATGTGGTGCTGTCACACTATCACGTGGACCACGCGTCGGGTTTGCCGGGGTACGCACAGGATGCCGGGCTGCCGCGTGTGCACTGCACAGACATCACTCGCCGTCTGGCTCTTGGCGGAACGCCCGTGGCGCCGGCGCGCAGTGCGGCGCTCGAGCGCGCGTTTGCCGATGTCGTGGTGACAAGCAGCCGCGAGGTCAGCACCATCGACCTTGGCAATCGTGTGCTGCAACTCATGCCGTTTGCGGGACACACGGCCAGCGATCTCACGCTGCACGACGAGGACGCGGGACTCGTCTGGTCGGGTGACCTCGTGTGGTATCGCATGTTCCCCAACTACGTGGACGCGGATCCGCGTGCGCTTGCCGCCAGTGTGCAGCAGCTCGCCACGCGCCTGAGCCATGCGCGCGCCGTGCTGGTGCCGGGTCACGGTGGACTGGTGCGCGCATCAGCCATGACGGAGTACCGTGCGCTGCTCGATCATGTCGAAGCGGTGGCGCGTGCTGGGCATGCGGCGGGTACACCGGCGCAGGCTGCGGCGGCGTCGTTTGCCGTGCCGCCGGCGCTGGGTGAGTGGATGGCCAGCCGCGTGAGTGTGGAGCGCGCCATGCAGGCCTGGTACCGCGTGCTGGGCACGCCGTAA
- a CDS encoding SGNH/GDSL hydrolase family protein codes for MACRVPRAAMMLALFLLTSMSPVMHTELRAQSARRLDSVNRMRYAEANARLGAPKAGEQRVVFMGNSITEAWAQHFAALFPDKPYVGRGISGETTRQMRARFADDVIALAPRVVVILAGTNDIAGNEGPVGNDVIQQNIAAMADSARAHGIRVVLCAVLPVYDYPWHPGLEPAPRIVALNRWLAEYAAQHNEVFVDLHTPLADERQGLPRQYAEDGVHPNLAGYRVMSPLVEAGIQRALGAR; via the coding sequence ATGGCATGCCGTGTTCCACGCGCCGCGATGATGCTGGCGCTCTTTCTGTTGACCAGCATGTCGCCGGTTATGCACACCGAACTGCGGGCGCAGAGTGCCCGCCGCCTGGATTCCGTCAACCGCATGCGCTACGCCGAGGCCAATGCCCGTCTGGGTGCACCCAAAGCTGGTGAACAGCGCGTGGTGTTCATGGGCAACTCCATCACCGAGGCCTGGGCCCAGCACTTTGCCGCGCTGTTTCCCGACAAGCCCTACGTGGGCCGCGGCATCAGTGGCGAGACCACGCGGCAGATGCGTGCACGCTTTGCCGACGACGTGATTGCGCTGGCGCCGCGCGTTGTGGTGATTCTCGCCGGCACCAATGACATTGCCGGCAACGAAGGGCCGGTCGGCAACGACGTCATTCAGCAGAACATTGCCGCCATGGCCGACTCGGCGCGCGCACATGGTATTCGGGTGGTGCTCTGCGCCGTGCTGCCGGTGTACGACTACCCCTGGCATCCCGGTCTCGAGCCCGCGCCGCGCATTGTGGCGCTCAATCGCTGGCTGGCCGAGTACGCCGCGCAGCACAACGAGGTGTTCGTCGACCTGCATACGCCGCTCGCCGACGAGCGACAGGGCTTGCCCCGGCAGTACGCCGAGGATGGCGTACATCCCAACCTGGCCGGCTATCGTGTCATGAGCCCGCTGGTGGAAGCGGGGATTCAGCGGGCCTTGGGCGCGCGCTGA
- a CDS encoding NAD(P)H-binding protein: protein MSFPMPPSRRVLVVGATGSIGRAVAQEALRAGHEVVCFVRPGTSRDVLRAQAELRFGQVTDAQSVARDGFRGERFDAVISCLASRRGGPADAWAVEHDANLHVLRAAEAAGVSMFVLLSAICVQKPRLAFQHAKLAFEQALMRSGLTWSIVRPTAYFKSLSGQVARVQQGKPFLLVGDGTLTACTPISDDDVAAFLVECLDNPSRANQVLPVGGPGPALTPRAQGEMLFRLLGQPPRFRRVSPRVFDVIVGVLGALARVLPPLRDTAEFARIGRYYATESMLVWDAKTGRYDAEATPQYGKDTLEAHYQRMLRGEVGDERGAHAVL, encoded by the coding sequence ATGTCATTCCCGATGCCGCCGTCGCGTCGCGTATTGGTGGTGGGCGCCACGGGCAGCATTGGCCGCGCCGTCGCGCAAGAGGCGCTGCGCGCGGGGCACGAGGTCGTGTGCTTCGTGCGTCCGGGTACCTCGCGCGATGTGCTTCGTGCGCAAGCCGAGTTGCGATTTGGTCAGGTCACTGACGCACAGAGTGTGGCGCGGGACGGGTTTCGTGGTGAGCGCTTTGATGCGGTGATCAGCTGCCTCGCGTCACGCCGCGGCGGACCGGCCGACGCGTGGGCGGTGGAGCACGACGCCAATCTGCATGTGCTGCGCGCGGCGGAGGCGGCGGGTGTATCCATGTTCGTGCTGCTCTCGGCCATCTGTGTGCAAAAGCCGCGACTGGCGTTTCAGCACGCCAAGTTGGCGTTCGAACAGGCACTCATGCGTTCGGGCCTGACCTGGTCCATCGTGCGTCCCACGGCCTACTTCAAGAGTCTGTCGGGACAGGTGGCGCGGGTGCAGCAGGGCAAGCCGTTTCTGCTGGTGGGCGATGGCACGCTCACGGCCTGCACGCCCATCAGTGATGACGATGTGGCGGCGTTTCTGGTGGAGTGTCTCGACAATCCGTCGCGCGCCAATCAGGTGCTGCCGGTGGGTGGACCGGGTCCCGCGCTCACGCCACGCGCGCAGGGTGAGATGCTGTTTCGGTTGCTTGGTCAGCCGCCGCGCTTTCGGCGCGTGTCGCCGCGCGTATTCGATGTGATCGTGGGCGTACTGGGGGCGCTGGCGCGGGTGCTGCCGCCACTTCGTGATACGGCGGAGTTCGCGCGCATTGGCCGCTACTACGCCACCGAGTCCATGCTGGTGTGGGATGCGAAGACGGGGCGCTACGACGCCGAGGCCACGCCGCAGTACGGCAAGGACACGCTGGAGGCCCACTACCAGCGCATGCTGCGTGGAGAGGTGGGCGACGAACGCGGCGCCCACGCGGTGTTGTAA